AGTATAGTTGTTTTACCTGAACCCGACGGACCCAGTAAAGCGAGTAATTCACCTCGTTGTATTGAAAAACTTACATCGTCTACCGCCAGAAAGGAGCCAAACTTTTTGGAAACATGTATAAGTTCAATGCTCATTGTATCCATTAATCTCCATATCTACTTCCTTTTCTATACTTGATTAACGGGTCCTTGCTTTCAATCCACTTTCTCAAAATCATAGTTATAATCCCGATAAAACAAAGCAGGCTTGCAACACAAAATGCACCCGTTAAATTATATTCGTTATATAAAATTTCAACCTCTAATGGCACTGTTATTGTCTTCCCTCGAATATGCCCGGACACCACTGAAACTGCACCAAATTCACCTATCGAACGAGCAGAACACAAGATTATCCCATAAAACAGAGCCCAGCGGATATTTGGTAAGGTAATTTTAAATAATATTTGTAGCCCATTTGCACCCAACATCCTGCCAGCTTCTTCCATCTCTTGTCCCTGTTCCTCCATTATTGGGATAAGTTCCCTCGCTACAAACGGAAAAGTCACAAAAAGTGTGGCAAGAACCATTCCCGGAAAGGCAAATATAATTTGAATATTCCATTTCTCCACTATTCCACCTAATAAGCCATTTACGGAAAA
This sequence is a window from Candidatus Hydrogenedens sp.. Protein-coding genes within it:
- the cysW gene encoding sulfate ABC transporter permease subunit CysW; protein product: MRLKRIFVLCFHLFLIIVAMCFLLLFLVIPLFVVFFNAFSQGISIYAGNITRKETIESILLTLKILLIVLPLNTLFGIACAWYITRYTFRGKKLLLTFLDLPFTVSPVVAGTIFVLLFSVNGLLGGIVEKWNIQIIFAFPGMVLATLFVTFPFVARELIPIMEEQGQEMEEAGRMLGANGLQILFKITLPNIRWALFYGIILCSARSIGEFGAVSVVSGHIRGKTITVPLEVEILYNEYNLTGAFCVASLLCFIGIITMILRKWIESKDPLIKYRKGSRYGD
- a CDS encoding ATP-binding cassette domain-containing protein codes for the protein MSIELIHVSKKFGSFLAVDDVSFSIQRGELLALLGPSGSGKTTIL